The Oncorhynchus tshawytscha isolate Ot180627B linkage group LG02, Otsh_v2.0, whole genome shotgun sequence genome contains the following window.
tgagcaacatctcaagacatcagtcaggaagtttaagcttggttgcaaatgagtcttccaaatggacaatgacctcaagcatacttccaaagttgtagcaaaatggcttaaggacaacaaagtcaaggtatcacaaagccctgacctcaatcctttagaaaatttgtgggcagaaccgaaaaagtgtatgtgagcaaggaggcctacaaatctgactcagttacaccagctctgtcaggaagaacgggccaaaattcacccaatttattgtgggaagctcgtaGAAggatacccaaaacgtttgacccaacagtttaaaggcaacgctaccaaatactaattcagtgtatgtaaacgtctgacccactgggaatgtgatgaaagaaataaaacctgaaagaaataattctctactattattctgacatttcacattcttaaaataaagtggtgatcctaactgacctaagaaagggaatttttactaggattaaatgtcaggaattgtgaaaaactgagtttaagtgtatttacatttccgacttcaactgtagttaccTTTTAAGAAACCAATGCAAGAAATAACCTTAACATCTCTGAAAATATAACACTAGTCTCCCTCTGAAAACTAATCCCCTAAATTACTGGCATCCCCATTGGTCATCTCACCAGGAATCACTCCAGTCCAGCTACAGTAGGATGCACACCAGAGGGGGTATACAGCAATGTCATTGAAGCCAGGCTGTAGTCCAAACTCTGTGAGTCATGCTCGATTACAGCAATATGTGGGACAATTGCTGCTCTGGCTATCAGTACATTAAATCTCTCTAAGGGTAACGgtaggacaacaaaaaaatagCACTGAATGTACCTGGATGCAGAAGTTCTCCCATTTAGTGTGTCTGGAGGTTGCATGGTGTGcttcccaaacagcaccctatatagtgcactacttttgatcagagccctatgggccctggttaaaagtactgcactatttaaggaatagggtgcaatttgagacACCACCATGGTGAACTTGGGACTGCAGAGTACTGGAGATGGGGTTTGCCTTGGGGGAACAAAGGCTGTACCCAGCACATGAGGGAGCCTCAATGTGAGCCCTGTTGTGTGTGTAAACAGCAGCTTCTCCCTTGCCGTGAATGGGGCAGCTTCAATGTGAGCACAGTGTTGTGCCTATGCATGAGTTTGTATGTAAACCGCTATCCACGTGCACAATTATCACATTGTGTGTGCGCCTCAGCACTTCCTATCCTCGCTCCCACTGTCCACAGCAACAGACAGACCTATTGTACCCCCAACTATCAaccctctctatccccccatTTCTCCCCCTGAACCCCTAATCCACCCATCAtatcccttcccctcccctcccccctccttgtACGTGTTGTGCCTCCCCCTCAGGCCATGCTTGACATCAAGGGCAGCCCCCACGCTAAACCGCCAGTCCTACCTCCTGTACGCACTAACCTTGCTGTTGCTACATCTCATTTACAGCTTTGTTCCAATCTGTCCACTGACACGTGGCTTGTTCCTCAACGCCACAACATCCAAGTGCATGTGACTGGCAGCATCCAAAATGGCAACCTATGAGGCCCTGTACAGCAGATGTTATCTAGAATTGAGATGAATCTAATGAATAAGTTGCTTTGACGGTAAGCTTGAATGATGACCAGACACATTTGGGCTAATTAGAATGACATGTCATCCGGTGAAGCTCCCTCAGACTACCCAAGTTCCCTAAAAGTAAGCACATTTAGAACAAGAATTGCTTCCTGAATTCCTAGTGTAGCAATAAGCGCCCTCCTGATAATCACGTTTCCATGAATACCAAGGGGAACATGGCTTTAAAATACACACTTCCACCATCCTCCCTCCAAAGGAATTGCAAAGCAATGCGATGTGACTAATAATTTATTCTGCAATGGTAGTGAGTGTATTGTCGGAGGGGGGCTAGGCCGATCTGACCCTGATCAGGTCTGTGATTCAATAAGATACAGATTAAAAGGATCACCAGCACTGCTGCGTTAACCTCAAATGGATTACAAACAGATTTAACACTGTACACCAACATAACCCCGGATGCCCTTGCATTTGCCTAGGCAttaacagaaaatacacacataaaCGATACACAGTATGTCCATGGGATTGGTTTAAGCCTCACTTTCCCAAAGTAGATGAACCAACCAGATCCCCTTTTCTGGGGCACTGATcgaaactgatctgggaccagtatAGTTAGTGTGGCGTCAAAATGAAACCATCTGACCTATTACTATTACACCTGTGCCACTTTGGTACAATAGCCCCAGTACATTGTGTCACCAGTTGATTGTGTGTTCATTCAGCTCTATATTAACACCACATGAAACCTCCCTCTGGGGTTACAGAACAGGTCTGGATAGTTTGCCACACACACTGGAATGGGCCAATAGAGAGGTGACGTTAATTATACTCCCAGAGAGAGTGAACTTGAGGTGAATCATTCCTGTACATTACCAGACACCAGTGATCCTAGAAAACAAGTGCAACCaagacaacagctctggtgaaatGGTTGCCCGGGCTTGTTTATCATAATAAAGGGCAAGGCCCTGTTCACCTGACTAGGTGGAGAAATAGATGGGGGGGCGTGGTATTGGGCGTGGCCAACAGCGCCTTCTCCGACCAACATTTTTAGAGGCCCTCCCATGGCAGCAGAaacaaaatgttgctgttttaaaacaATTTTGTCTGCTATTCGCAATTCtagacattttgccatggggaaaAGAAAGCATTTTACAGTTTAATTAAGctagtttcctgcaattctacacattttgccatggcttgtGTTGTGTTCTTATGCTACACTTCATGACCAAaagcttgtcaaacatctcattacaaatcatgggcattattatagagttggtcccccttttggtgctataacagcctccactcttctgggaaggctttccactagatgttggaacattgctgcggggacttgctacttgcttccattcagccacaaaagcattagtgaagtcgggcaaTGATGCtgggcgattaagcctggctcgcagtcggtgttccaattcattccaaagctgatcgatggggttaaggtcagggctctgtgcaggccagtcaagttcttccacaccaacctcggcaaaccatttctgtttggaACTCCCTTTGTGCACGGAGGCATTGTCATAATAAaacactggaactaaagggcctatcccgaaccatgaaaaacagccccaggcaatttgttattcctcctccaaacattagttggcactatgcattgtggcaggtagcgtactcctggcatccgccaaacccagatttgtccatcggactgccagctggtgaagtgtgattcatcactccagagaatgcgtttccacagagtccaatggcggcaagctttacaccactccagccaatgcttggcattgcgcatggtgatcttaggcttgtgtgcggctgctcggccttggaaacccctttcatgaagctcccgacaaacagttaatatgctgacattgcttccagagccagttgggaactcggtagtgagtgttgcaactgaggacagattatttttGATTCGCTAcaacactcggcggtcccgttctgtgagcttgtgtggcctaccacttcacggctgagcctttgttgctcctagacgtttccaattcacaataacagcacttacagttgaccggggcagctctagcagggcagatatttgacaaactgacttgttggaaaggtggcatcctatgatgatgccacattgaaagtcactgagctcatcagtaaaggccattctactgccaatgtttgtctacagagattgcatgactgtgtgctcaatttttatacatctgtcagcaaaaGATGTTGCTGAACTctccgaatccactaatttgaagtggtgtccacatacttttgtatatatagtgtatctgagtgactcaaacattataacaaaatcaattGGGGGCCCCATGCCAAGACATTTGGGGAATTTTAGGGGAAACACTGCAATGTTGTTTTTGTAATATTATCACCCCTCTAGTATGTGATGTCTCTGAAACAATACAGTTATACTGATCTGTAGCATCCTGTATCTGGGCAAATATTGGTTTGCTTTGTGAGTAACTTTAACCAGTTGCCATTCCATTTCCGCTTTATTCTGTGCTGTAATGTAAAGTGCTTCCAAAATAATATGAACAACAGACTAGATGGGAGCTTGTAGTAGCTGCAGTAGGGCAGGATACTGGAGTTTTAGACTTGATATGTCAGGTCATGGAGTTGCTCCCAGTATCTCAGCGTCAGCAGGATAATGGAGTGGAACCTTTAGCACAGGGCAGGCCTCTGCTGATCgctacaaccaaccaaccacagtGAGAGTCAGGTGTGACAAACAGATAGACAGAACCTccgagatgcagagacagacagagagaccctcacagagatgcagagacagacagagagaccctcacagagatgcagagacagacagagagaccctcacagagatgcagagacagacagagagaccctcAAACaaagagatgcagagacagacatacagaaccTGACAGCgatccagacagacacagagatcaGGACAGGTAGATGGTATCCCTCCCTCCTACTTCCACGGTCCTTATTGTGGCATTCAGCAGTTTTGTACAGCAGAAGCACGCCACAGCCAAGCCAGTGTAAAACACAAAGACTTAATCTGACAACATCACAAAGGCATATTAGTTCACCATTCATTCACAGTTCACCTTAGCATGGATTGCCATAACAACAGCAAGTAGCAGGGATGATGAGAAAGAAGTGAGGTTTACACAGCTGTGTGTAATGCAACTGTCACTTTTACTGAGCTGTAATGTTCAAATGtcccatccgtgtgtgtgtgtggtaatctACTATAGTGTTTAATTTCAAAACAAGGTCATGAGGATGTGTGAAGATCAGATAATTGTTTTCTAGAGAGTTAGTGTTTCACTCTCTGTATGGTGAGTGCATTTCCTAGATAAGGTTAAAAGAAATGACTTGATTTCTCACTCAACACACCCTGTGCTGGTGAAATCTACCCAGCGCTTTCACTTGGTGGTGCATGTCtctagtctgttctattctagcGTTTATAATATTAACAATAATTAGCCTGAAATGCAAGGTAATTTATTCCTTGAAAAGTAGTCCCCAAAAAGACTGAATGCAGATGCTTGGGGCAGAATACTTCACTTTTTTATAGTCAGCCATAATACCTCTTCCATAATAAAATGTTTGAGATCTTTCGCTCTCATCTTTTGGAGTAAAGCCAACCCAAGGGACACCCATTTCTGACTACAATATTCTAACGGCTGTAGCATGACTTCACTAGCAAAAAGAATAGATCTGAAGGACAAATAACCTGCGTTGTATAGGCTACAAAGAACTGGCTGAGGATGTAATTACGTAGGCTTTTGCCTGTTTCGGTTTGTGTGATGGCACTTAGCACGATTTCAGGCCAATATGCTAATGCATATGGCTGCTACCTGTACAACAGGCTCTCGCGCTGCAGATGATGCTCCAGTATCTGTCACAATTCAAATGTCAGTTCAATCCTATGTCTTGCAGTGCAATGTGACAGAAGAAGGCTATTCAAAACATTGCAACGATTGTATAACGATGTATGCAATGGAGGCCTCACAAGCGAAGAGGCTACAATGTGTCCTCTTATTTCTGTGGGTAAAACTGTAGGCTATTTCGGCTATTTTCTTTTTCGTTGCCTTCCCTTTCCATTTGAGGGGCTTATTCGCTTTCCGGAAATATGCAAATGAAGACCACTGTATTAATTCGACAAGAGAGAAATGAAGCAGTATCAGCACCGCTGTCGCCGAGTAACCTCTGATGAAGATTAAGGCATCCTCAATGTAAAAATACACAGTCTAAGTGCTTTGGTTTGGAGCAGAAACGTAAACTTCGCTCGATCCATCTACATGCATAACAAATATTTATGTGACACATGCAATTATAACAAGAACAACAGTAAATaatacatttataaataaaacAGCAATGCCCACCTGAATGTTCCCATAATCGAAGCGGCTCTTGCTCGTAGCTGTTATGTCATGCCGGCACACGGACACCACGAAACTAGCACAGAACAAAACCTTCACAATGTCGACTTCGCCGCCGTATGAAAATTACAGTACAGAAATGCTACGCCGAAGCCATCGCTCGTGCTGCTGTTTTATTAGAAAATGCGAACTCGCACAGCTGTCCGTCTGTCGGCGCTTCCTCAAGAAGACCTATAACTAGCTACAGGCTACAACTACTAGACAGGGAGCTGTCCACCCTATCTCCCCAACTGTGTAATAATACAAATAAGGCAGACATTAAAAAATATAGCTTTAAACAATCATAAATAGAAATCATAAATAGAATGGAGTGCTTCAGCGTTTCTACACCTTTTGCCATGAGGTGGTACACACACCAATCAGATTACAACACAGACATGATTGGCATGTCTAAAGCCAATGAATTGGCTTAATTAAGGTATCCTTTGTAGTGACACCGCAATGATCCACTCGTGTCTATTCTTTATTCTGCGGGGAGGCGGGGCTTGCATCggcagacaggaagatcacatcagtgactcagaTGTATTCCCTCTCAAGAAAGATACACCCCTTAGGGAATtattctaatgtaactctattaGTGCTTTAGAGATTTATTCCCTCTAGAAAAAATATAAAATGAGGGAATTATTCAAATGTAACTCTTATTATGTCAATTGCAATTAGGTTAGGGCATTATTATAGCCTATACTAGCTATAATGACTGGCACAGTGAACATACTCATAACaatgatactgcagtagacagtagacagcaaGTTGACCTTAAGAATCTATAGCATGCAGGTGGGTCTGTAAAACAAAAACTCAAGAAGAAGATCAAAATAGCTGCAAGTTGTGTTTATTGAATTAAATGGGGGGggttgtctccctccctcttctgttGGCTTTGAGACTTTATTTAGAAAGTGGGTTGGGGGAGGTGGCAGCAGGGTTTTCCCAAACTCGTCTTCTGCACagttactatttacatttttttttgcaggggaagcaaaatagtTTTGCCAGGGCGGCTGTGATCCGTGGGAGGAGAGCCTGTTTTTTCTTAGGCTCATCTGCAGCCACAGTACCTGAACAGGTGACAGAGAACAGGGCATGAAATCAGGGTCGTGTTCATTCAGGCACacagtagcaaaatgttttgaaacaaaAAACAAGAATTTGTTATTGGCAAGTTCAAGAAAGTTCCTCCCTGTTTTAGTCTGTTCTCTTCCATTTAGTGGCTAATGAATAAGACCCTGATAACTTCATCATAGTCTCCCGTCCTTACATTACAATAGTGTGCTGAAGACAGACGCACATGTTGACTGACAGAAATGAGGACTTACTATCATTGCCAAGAGGAGACACCTTGTTCTTCTTCTGGTCCTTATTATTTCTTCGGCTCTTCTTTCCTGACTTCCTCACTTCTTCCTTCATAGCTTCTTCCTTCTCCttcatagagagagaaacagatttgAGTTGATGCCTCACAATCAAACAGCCCAAATAAGTAAACGATCTACTGGTTCTTGTCTGTCTCACATGTGTGGAGGTGATGTCCTCGAGGTCTGTGAAGAGGGCACAGCTGTTGGGCTCAGAGCTCTCAGAAATGTAGCTAATTACCTGGGACTTGGCAGAGATGGCTGAGCTTACAATGGTCTTCTCCAAACCAGTGCTGTCATCAGCCATCTCCTCTAGGTCCTCTTCAAGGGATTCCCTCCGGGCCAGGAGCTCCTCGGTGAGGGTGACGTCACTCCTTGAGGAGGTTGAGGAGTGTGACCTCCCACTAGCACGGCTCCTCCTGGCTCCAAAATGGCCGCCGGAACTCCAGTCCTCGGAATAGTCATCTATCACTTGTGTGATGGTGTCCGCCATGCACCTGATGGCTGCCTCACCACCAGAGCGCGCGGCATGCAGTTGAGCCCGGTTGGAGTCCGAACGCAGGGACAATCTTTTAGCTGCAGTCTTCACGATGGCCTTCACCGCATCCTCCCCAATAAATTGGATGCTCTCCTCCAGGCCAAAGAGGACAGAGATGTCAGCATACTTCAGGGCATGCTGGACCTCCAGAAAGAGATCCTTCATCAGCCTGAAGGGGTCATTGGCCCTCCTTGTCTGGGGGGACTCTGAGGCCTCCAGTCGGCACATGATGCCGTGGAGGATAAACTTCAGGGTCTGGGGGCTCATGACGGTGGCCCAGGGAGTGCTGCAACTGAGGGTGTCCTCCTCGATAAGGACCTTGCCTGGTAGGAGGGAGGGAATCTTCTCAAGGGCCTTGGTGGGCATCAGGGAGCTGTCATTCACATCGGACACCTCAGCTTCTCCCACCTCTTCTTCCAGGGTCTGGGAAGGAGCTGCCAGTGCTGCATGGGTGGTCGTCACAGAGTTGTCCTTCAAGGAGGAGCTGGACACTACCTCTTCTTCATCCAGGCAGGGTCTGGGCAGAAAAACGTCCAGAGTCTGGGCAGGAGCTGCCCATGCTGCCTGGGTTGAGGTGGAGGGTTTAGGGTACGAGACAGTCATGGCACTCACAAGCACCTCCTCTTTGTCCTTGGGTGAAGAGGGACACGGAGAGTCAGGGAACCTTTCCCTGGCACCGGAATCCAATCCTAAGAAAATACACTCATATTCTGAAATGGTTCAAAGCCACATTCATGTATAACACTATGCAGTATCTAGCACATTTACTATAATGGTAATACACGGGTTATTACACAGGTTATTACATTGTTATTACTGGTCATATGGGTAAAACAGGTTATAAGTGTACCTTTCTGGATGATGAGCCTGGCCTTGCAATCGTCGTTGCAGGTACTGTTCAGGATGTCTCCCACCCTGGTGGTCAGGACCTGGCAGACGGCCCCTggacaaatcaacatttatttaatacaggggtgtcaaactcattccatgggggggccgagtgtctgcgggtcttcgttttttcctttcaattaagacctagacaaccaggtgagaggagtttctaactaattagtgaccttaattcatcaatcaagggTGGAGTGAAAACCTGCAGAAACCCGGCCTTCTATAGAATGAGTTTGACATTTGATTCAAAGTAATACTTCACACATAAAATGTCTCCAAACACTGTatagaaaaataagaaaaaaagaggagagaaaatgaaAATACCATTACTGACAAtaagagaaaagaaagaaggggaatgtgtgtgtgcaaaaGACGGTAAAAAACAACATAATAACTAACCTAGTGCCTCCTTGTTGTCatcggagagggagagggagctggaggactGGAGGGTCAGGAAGCTGCCCTTCTCCAACAGAGCGGCCCACCTCCCACGGGActctgtcccttcctcctccccatgCCCACTTGACCAGGTGGAGTCGCTGTCCCACAATTCCTCCTCGCTGGATATGGGGGTGTTCCCCCAGCCGTCCCTATACATCCAGTTAAAGTTGTCATTCCACATAATGTCTCTACCTGGTGGGGTGGTCGGCAGACCCAAGAAGTTCTCCAGCAGATTCTTAATGGCCCGTTGGATGAACATGTACAGCACGTCTGTGAAGAATTCATTGGAGAGCCTACGGTTGGCAGCCAGGTCTTTCAGGATGGGCTCGGACCTGCTCTGGCGGGCCATTGGCCTCCTGCCCATTCCGGTGTCCAGAAGCATCTGATACACCTTGCAGATGAGCTCCTTCCCAAAGTAGTGGACCTTCCCCCTGAAGATCATGTTGACCAGCTTCCATGAGGACAGGATCTGACCCAGGGGCTCCACTGCCGGGGTTGACTTCATGTCCATGATGTCATTCAGTGAAACATCATCCTCACTGCTGAACTCCTGGTGGAGTTCCCGGTCAGTGTCAGAGTGCGCCAGATGAACAATAACATCAAAGATGTTATTGGCTGTGCATCCTGCCTCTCTGTGGCCGGGGGTGGGAGTGGTGGTCTGGCTACTCCTTCTGCCGCCATGCCCAGACCGGGGAATGCTGGGAGTGCTGGCAGTCTGGGTCTCGTCCATCTCCCCAGCAGGGCTGCTGGTCTCCCCAACTTCCCCTGGCCTCTCCCCAAACAGGGCAAAGACAGGGAGGGACCCCTCGCTAAGGACTTTATGGACGTCACTTCCCTTGGTACTCCTCACTGACCCCAGTTCTCCCAACTCTGGCATGTTGGATCTGCTCGATCCCTGTGACGACCCAGGCCGACTCCCATTCTGGCTGTTGTTGCGTCTTCCAGACCTCATGTGGTGGATCTGTCTGGCGGCCTCCTGGGCACTCTCACAGGCATCCCTGAACAGCTCTGAGAAGATGCTGGAGAGCTTCTCTTCTGTCAGAGTAATACCTGGATGGGTGTTCTCCAGGTCATCCTCACCAGAAGAGAAGAGGTCCTCCTGGGCCCTTTTCAGGATGTTACTCACAGACAGATCTGTTATGCCCTGAAGCTCCTTGTCGGTCTCAGAAGGGGGAGTTGGCGGCTGCCCGCCCAGGAGCCTTCCCTTCGGCTCAGAACTCCGCTGGTGGAACTTTTCAGAGACGATCTGGAGCACACCTGACCCCCAGCGGGACGAGTCTGGCGACTCTGGTCTGGAGGTCCTGTGCAGAGCCATCACTGGGAGGAACACctcactggagacacacaccACCCACTCGATGATTTCGTCCAGGTCGCCTATTGTCACGTTCttagaaagagaaacagaaaacaacaatCTGACAGCTAGTAGTTTTTATGTTACAAGATAGTTGTTTCCAATGATCACTCCACCCTTGAAAGCAGAAAAAATGCGGGACTTACCATTTGTTTGAGGAACTTCCTGATAAGCTTTCTCTGActggaaaacaaacaaacaccaggAATCATTGGCAACTTAAACTAGTGTTTACATAGATTATATTTTTTCTGCACATATAGAGGTTCACAGCAAGACTCACGGGTGAGACTTCAGGAAGTTTGTTAGAGAGAACGCCTCAGGTGAAATTGGACAGGAGGCATCATCGCTCTTAGCCTCGGACGTGACATCACTCTTTGGGGTCAGGAGGTCAtcaacagatggagaggagatcatTATCTCCCCATCATTAGGTGTCAGGGGACCTGGGGTTTCTGAAACAGAAGACAATCAGAATTACCACCGAACAAGCTAGTGACCACAGTAAAGATTCTATTGAAGTTGTATAATCAGAAATAAACACTGTGTCACCAATACCCACCTGTTGTCTCCATTTTAGTAACTTTAGTGCCCTTCTTGATAGCTGGCAGGACACCTACAGAAAGAGGAGAGTCGTAGATAATAGTGGATCCTTCCACCATATATCCTTTTAGAATTGCATCAAAAAATCCAAGATTTTTGGAAGTGGAGATCAATACTCACTGTAACTGGTTGTTCGAGATAGAAGCGTTTGAGGCAGTGCCAACACACCAACTACTTGGCGGCTTACGTATATCACCCCTGACTTAGCCTCCCTAGACTTTTTAGCCTTGATAACCTCTCTGGCCTTCTTTTCTGCCTTTGCTATATTGGCCTCTCGGCTGGGCCTGGGGCCTTGTGGGGGCTTCGGCACAAGGTTCTGAGACATATAACAACAGTGGGGAAATCATATCACCATAGAAACCACCTATTTCACCATAGGCATGGTGGTACTAAGTGACATGTCACAT
Protein-coding sequences here:
- the LOC112266084 gene encoding uncharacterized protein LOC112266084, with amino-acid sequence MISSPSVDDLLTPKSDVTSEAKSDDASCPISPEAFSLTNFLKSHPQRKLIRKFLKQMNVTIGDLDEIIEWVVCVSSEVFLPVMALHRTSRPESPDSSRWGSGVLQIVSEKFHQRSSEPKGRLLGGQPPTPPSETDKELQGITDLSVSNILKRAQEDLFSSGEDDLENTHPGITLTEEKLSSIFSELFRDACESAQEAARQIHHMRSGRRNNSQNGSRPGSSQGSSRSNMPELGELGSVRSTKGSDVHKVLSEGSLPVFALFGERPGEVGETSSPAGEMDETQTASTPSIPRSGHGGRRSSQTTTPTPGHREAGCTANNIFDVIVHLAHSDTDRELHQEFSSEDDVSLNDIMDMKSTPAVEPLGQILSSWKLVNMIFRGKVHYFGKELICKVYQMLLDTGMGRRPMARQSRSEPILKDLAANRRLSNEFFTDVLYMFIQRAIKNLLENFLGLPTTPPGRDIMWNDNFNWMYRDGWGNTPISSEEELWDSDSTWSSGHGEEEGTESRGRWAALLEKGSFLTLQSSSSLSLSDDNKEALGAVCQVLTTRVGDILNSTCNDDCKARLIIQKGLDSGARERFPDSPCPSSPKDKEEVLVSAMTVSYPKPSTSTQAAWAAPAQTLDVFLPRPCLDEEEVVSSSSLKDNSVTTTHAALAAPSQTLEEEVGEAEVSDVNDSSLMPTKALEKIPSLLPGKVLIEEDTLSCSTPWATVMSPQTLKFILHGIMCRLEASESPQTRRANDPFRLMKDLFLEVQHALKYADISVLFGLEESIQFIGEDAVKAIVKTAAKRLSLRSDSNRAQLHAARSGGEAAIRCMADTITQVIDDYSEDWSSGGHFGARRSRASGRSHSSTSSRSDVTLTEELLARRESLEEDLEEMADDSTGLEKTIVSSAISAKSQEKEEAMKEEVRKSGKKSRRNNKDQKKNKVSPLGNDSTVAADEPKKKQALLPRITAALRSAEACPVLKVPLHYPADAEILGATP